The window TCATGATGGCCTGGGCGAGCGCCTCGATGTTCTGTTGCGGAACGCAGAAGCCTAGATTTCGCTCGTTCACGAGGCGCGAGATGTAGTCGCCCTCGGTCATGATCATTGGCAGGCCAGCCCAGATGTAGTCGAGCGCTCGGGTTCGTATCGAGAACCTATTCTCGACGTGGTCGAAGTGCGTCGATACGCCAGCGTCCGCCTCTAGCAGGAAGTTCTGCCTTAGTTTATATGGCACCCACTCGTGGTTGAAAAACACGGATTTGCCGAGCAGGCCGAGCTCTTTGGCGAACGACTTGGCCTCATTTGCGACGCGGAACTGCTCCTTTGGCATGGACGGGTGTGGATGCCGGACGCCAAGAAAGAATAGCTTGACCGTGCTGTCCATCTCGGAGACCGCTCTCATCGCGCTAAGCAGCGTGAACGGGTCGAACCAGTTCCAGATGCCGCCGGCCCAGATCAGGACGAAGTCCTCCTTGTCGATGCCCTTGACGATGCCCTTCAGTACCTGCTCCGTGTGCGTCGGTGGGGTGCTTTCGACACCGAACGGGACTGTGCAGATGAGTTTTTTGAGGCTCTTGTCGGGAGCGTATGTTTTTGGGTTAATCCTTCCCAGCGCAGCGAGCATGCCTATCCAAAGCGAGCGCTGGTCCTCTGTGCCTGCAACAAAGAAATCGCCCGCTAGAAGCTGCTCCCTCAGGACAGCAAGGTCCGATTCGAACTGCGACCAGACATTCTTTCCATGATAGACCTCGAGCTTCTCGAGCACGAACGGGTCGTAAAGGTCCATAACAAGAGGTTTCCCCAACGTTTTCAAGAAGGGGTAGATCGCTAGAGTGTATGGCGGCAAGACCAAAACGTCGCTTCTGGTCGCAAGCCCGCGCAGCTTCTCATGGTCTCGGTTGAACGCAACAAGCGAGAACCCCTCGGCTAAGACGTCAGGCTCGTTCTCGCAGGCCAGGACGACCTCGTGCCGGAGCGACAGCACCTTGCTGAGCTCAAAGCAACGGATAGCAGGGCCGGCCATCCTCTTGGACACATAGTCGTT is drawn from bacterium and contains these coding sequences:
- a CDS encoding glycosyltransferase — its product is MSRVLFISNDYVSKRMAGPAIRCFELSKVLSLRHEVVLACENEPDVLAEGFSLVAFNRDHEKLRGLATRSDVLVLPPYTLAIYPFLKTLGKPLVMDLYDPFVLEKLEVYHGKNVWSQFESDLAVLREQLLAGDFFVAGTEDQRSLWIGMLAALGRINPKTYAPDKSLKKLICTVPFGVESTPPTHTEQVLKGIVKGIDKEDFVLIWAGGIWNWFDPFTLLSAMRAVSEMDSTVKLFFLGVRHPHPSMPKEQFRVANEAKSFAKELGLLGKSVFFNHEWVPYKLRQNFLLEADAGVSTHFDHVENRFSIRTRALDYIWAGLPMIMTEGDYISRLVNERNLGFCVPQQNIEALAQAIMTLRGARPAEIDQYKKRLALLAEEFRWDAVARPLDDYCLSPAFAADKLHSSHSSDGLRDEHAAPERQEPLARSFPEKLVHLLKKFLVD